In Tiliqua scincoides isolate rTilSci1 chromosome 1, rTilSci1.hap2, whole genome shotgun sequence, the following are encoded in one genomic region:
- the LOC136644070 gene encoding synaptotagmin-B-like, translating into MTQGISGLLFIQGHPLPVSDIWKYGMLALSVFLLLVALIILTCQLCECQKASTFGKERKHSSENWNGIRQENGFKGKRSVTSRLDIAQQPYHAIKVQRVQRELKKLGVYFSPPSTSSNAVGHLGSDMAAPDRSQGKLRFSLLYNRKRLELHLTVTEALGLSSQGCTKTFIQAKLLSCVSSQTPDLQHVAHEWQTQVVKNCSSPTFGDQFVCTLQETELAKSSLKLEVKHFDKYSRHIPLGEVRIALNALKTSQSLEFCEELQKATKDAVGEVLVSLKCLPISQRIEVGLLKVKTASLCSDPEKRIFARIDVFCNLLKQKHQKSKPKTLAASTVFNETFLFHLPESIVWDYAVLISIYETDSRGRQLVGQAVLGKRGPNDRNDHWDRMMHSIQQPVAKWHPLLI; encoded by the exons ATGACCCAAGGGATATCCGGCCTGCTTTTCATCCAAGGTCATCCTCTGCCTGTTTCTGACATCTGGAAATATGGGATGTTGGCACTGTCTGTTTTCCTGCTGTTGGTGGCATTAATCATTTTGACCTGTCAACTGTGTGAATGTCAGAAAGCCAGTACATTTGGGAAAG AAAGAAAACATTCCAGTGAAAACTGGAACGGAATAAGACAAGAGAACGGATTCAAGGGGAAAAGATCAGTGACATCTCGTCTTGATATTGCTCAACAACCCTATCATGCCATTAAG GTTCAAAGAGTTCAAAGGGAGCTTAAGAAACTTGGAGTCTACTTTTCACCACCCTCAACCAGCAGCAATGCTGTGGGCCACTTGGGCAGTGACATGGCTGCTCCTGACCGATCCCAGGGCAAGCTGAGGTTCTCGCTTCTCTACAACAGAAAGCGCCTTGAGTTGCACttgacagtcacagaagccctgGGCCTTTCCAGCCAAGGTTGCACCAAGACTTTTATTCAGGCCAAGCTACTGAGCTGTGTGTCCTCCCAGACCCCTGATCTCCAGCATGTTGCCCATGAATGGCAGACCCAGGTGGTGaagaactgcagcagccccacctTTGGGGATCAGTTTGTTTGCACCCTGCAGGAGACCGAACTGGCCAAGAGCAGCCTCAAGCTAGAG GTTAAACACTTTGATAAATATTCCCGTCACATTCCTCTGGGAGAAGTGAGGATAGCTTTGAATGCACTAAAGACTTCCCAGAGCCTGGAATTCTGTGAAGAACTGCAGAAGGCAACAAAG GATGCGGTTGGAGAAGTCCTCGTGTCACTGAAGTGTCTCCCCATCTCTCAGAGGATAGAAGTTGGGCTGCTGAAAGTTAAAACTGCCTCCTTGTGCAGTGACCCAGAGAAAC GTATATTTGCAAGGATTGATGTGTTTTGCAACCTCCTCAAGCAGAAGCACCAGAAATCCAAGCCCAAGACTCTGGCGGCCAGCACTGTTTTCAACGAGACGTTCTTGTTCCATCTTCCTGAATCCATAGTATGGGACTACGCTGTTCTCATCTCCATTTACGAGACTGACTCTAGGGGCAGGCAGCTTGTTGGGCAGGCTGTGCTGGGGAAAAGGGGACCCAATGATAGGAATGATCACTGGGATCGCATGATGCATTCCATCCAGCAGCCAGTCGCAAAGTGGCATCCTTTGCTCATTTAA